One genomic window of Augochlora pura isolate Apur16 chromosome 5, APUR_v2.2.1, whole genome shotgun sequence includes the following:
- the Serrs-m gene encoding seryl-tRNA synthetase, mitochondrial gives MLFKQGFHRFVKNQRFYTHFLTQKRCIQDYTCLMQCIPEPEYNINYLCNPANRDAIFNNIRARKGVGDIDKVLELSQKPELKQSFLNELSKIPNQTDPVILSYGDKPKVLREHGHKPEFDFEPKEFVELATKLNLLKCQFLGPLIGQKGYLFIGDLSELEEALIHYTIKQLMKNGFKLVSVPDIIPTNIIERCGLLSDGGRTLVYNLIPCYGDNYSLSGTAEMSLAYNVMNATFSAEELPLKLAAVSRCFRAETSGLSEEKGIYRVHQFTKVEMFVCSTQEKSMDQFQELQKIQENLFSSLNLHFQVIDMPPHDLGSPAYRKVDIEGWMPGKKIYGELSSCSNCTDYQSRRLNIKYKTQNGECVHVHTLNGTACAIPRMLIALCETNQTKHSRIMVPEILLPYMKEKALIRKQPIPNIKIYKYKHKY, from the exons atgttgttTAAACAAGGATTTCATCGTTTTGTTAAGAATCAACGATTTTATACACATTTCTTG ACTCAAAAACGATGTATACAAGATTATACATGCTTAATGCAATGTATTCCGGAACCTgagtataatataaactatttatGCAATCCTGCTAATCGTGATgccattttcaataatataagaGCAAGAAAAGGTGTTGGAGATATTGACAAGGTTCTTGAGCTGTCGCAAAAACCAGAATTAAAACAATcctttttaaatgaattaagtAAAATACCAAATCAGACAGATCCAGTTATATTATCTTATGGTGATAAACCAAAGGTGTTAAGAGAACACGGTCATAAACcagaatttgattttgaacCAAAAGAATTTGTAGAATTGGCTACGAAATTAAACTTATTGAAATGCCAGTTTCTGGGTCCTTTGATAGGTCAAAagggatatttatttataggagATTTATCAGAATTAGAAGAAGCATTGAttcattatacaattaaacaattaatgaaGAATGGCTTTAAACTTGTTTCTGTTCCTGACATTATTCCtactaatattatagaaagatGTGGATTGTTATCAGATGGCGGACGAACCCTTGTATATAATCTAATTCCATGTTATGGAGATAACTACAGTTTATCTGGAACAGCAGAAATGTCGTTAGCTTATAATGTTATGAATGCTACATTTTCTGCTGAAGAATTACCTTTAAAATTAGCTGCTGTAAGCAGATGTTTCCGAGCAGAAACTTCTGGTTTGTCAGAGGAAAAAGGCATATACAG AGTTCATCAGTTTACAAAAGTTGAAATGTTCGTATGTTCTACACAAGAGAAGTCAATGGACCAATTTCAGGAActtcaaaaaattcaagagaatttattttcatctctaaatttacattttcaagtAATTGATATGCCGCCTCATGATTTAGGGTCTCCCGCATATAG gaAAGTTGATATAGAAGGCTGGATGCctggaaagaaaatatatggaGAATTATCTAGTTGCAGTAATTGTACAGATTATCAGTCGCGACGActtaacataaaatacaaaacacaAAATGGAGAATGTGTACATGTACATACACTAAATGGAACTGCTTGTGCAATACCTCGTATGTTAATTGCACTTTGTGAAACAAACCAAACGAAACATTCGCGTATTATGGTTCCTGAAATTTTACTTCCTTATATGAAAGAAAAAGCCTTAATTAGAAAACAACCTATtccgaatataaaaatatataaatataaacataaatattaa
- the Coprox gene encoding oxygen-dependent coproporphyrinogen-III oxidase, translating into MGLRMLSKRWSSIRYFLSNHHEFENKTRSFKYFGVGVFTAVMVYNASGKTILAAQSEVDVTKFMAEPITDIKELKKNNSMRKKMEILVMKTQADFCKSLESLEEPDCHFKTDRWTRKEGGGGITCVLQDGTVFEKAGVNVSVVTGTLPSSAVQQMRARGKKMQEGPVPFFAAGVSAVIHPRNPMVPTIHFNYRYFEVENSDGTVQWWFGGGTDLTPYYLNEDDVKHFHSTLKNACDKHNPSYYAKYKKWCDDYFLITHRGERRGVGGIFFDDLDEPNQNEAFQFVKSCAEAVIPSYIPLVRKHKDDGYGYAERQWQLLRRGRYVEFNLIYDRGTKFGLYTPGARYESILMSLPLSAKWQYMHEPEADSKEAILIEVLKNPKNWLSL; encoded by the coding sequence ATGGGTCTCCGTATGTTATCAAAGAGATGGTCTTCTATACGTTATTTTCTTTCCAATCATCATGAGTTTGAAAACAAAACTagaagttttaaatattttggagTCGGTGTTTTCACAGCTGTTATGGTTTATAATGCATCtggaaaaactattttagcAGCACAAAGTGAAGTAgatgttacaaaatttatggCTGAACCAATCACTGATATTAaggaattaaagaaaaataatagtatgAGAAAGAAAATGGAGATATTGGTAATGAAAACACAAGCAGACTTCTGTAAATCTTTAGAATCATTAGAAGAACCAGATTGTCATTTTAAAACTGATAGATGGACCAGGAAAGAAGGTGGCGGTGGAATTACTTGTGTTTTACAAGATGGAACTGTTTTTGAGAAAGCTGGTGTAAACGTATCCGTTGTCACTGGTACATTACCATCAAGTGCTGTACAACAAATGAGAGCACGAGGCAAAAAAATGCAAGAAGGTCCTGTACCATTTTTTGCAGCCGGTGTAAGTGCTGTAATACATCCTCGCAATCCCATGGTTCCCAcgatacattttaattatcgttacTTTGAAGTTGAAAATTCAGATGGTACTGTTCAATGGTGGTTTGGAGGCGGCACTGATTTAACACCATATTATTTGAACGAAGATGACGTGAAACATTTCCACAgtactttaaaaaatgcatgCGATAAGCATAATCCATcttattatgcaaaatataaaaaatggtGTGatgattattttcttattacacATAGGGGAGAGCGTAGAGGTGTGGGTGGTATCTTTTTTGATGATCTTGATGAACCAAATCAAAATGAAGCATTTCAGTTTGTAAAATCTTGTGCAGAGGCTGTAATTCCCTCTTACATTCCATTAGTAAGAAAACATAAAGATGATGGATATGGATATGCTGAAAGACAATGGCAATTATTGCGTAGAGGAAGATATgttgaattcaatttaatatacgaTCGTGGTACAAAATTTGGTTTATATACTCCTGGTGCCCGATATGAAAGTATATTAATGTCTCTACCCTTATCTGCCAAGTGGCAATATATGCATGAACCAGAAGCTGATTCAAAAGAAGCCATACTTATTGAAGTGTtaaaaaatcctaaaaattGGTTGagtttgtaa